A single Kryptolebias marmoratus isolate JLee-2015 linkage group LG7, ASM164957v2, whole genome shotgun sequence DNA region contains:
- the rpgrip1 gene encoding protein fantom isoform X1, which yields MSPVVDETAGDLPVRDVGLMRAGLMPAAPDTLREGKALKKHRAMKTKADPQRLFRFPREHLEDLCLRLQEENSVLRHHTRTQDQRLRRMSTRLMRLRQTRPGSSAVKERDMEDTVQELEARVAMLESQKEVLQNKLSLAKQHIVDLGARSPYKYSKGKNVEGEAGVRRAAQTAPPRYGVTSEDTRAEMERFRSSLTDQVRMTELELTAQALRDTLREKEVEVEGTIRELRKQQADRHRTTIRENVDLIRLQKQLSEKSAALRVSQEKFNDLQEAYENQLEETQRSLKESQGALLEKVEELTEQLKQERQKALTLDGQLTTMTLSLQTLDKLQERISDLEGERDLIKENYDSLLISTLSAQSNNDNQAEKLRDVEQKKEKLVENIFSEEIQRLEEMLQAEREERGKLELEKEKLRQEKETLEEQRGREEESSVLMKERQERLEQEAVQYKQQVSTLQDRLNAISKEFDLSIEELSETLLQIKAFRMQQESREDLRFLVADGKVEDSTRELINIQASYAETALELQKTRNLLLLEHKITKDLQEELNTVNQKMERDKEESRRRMAEKDKLLAKRALQINTLQAQLKELAYSPRNYKRTIPIQYTWPAGDQEVVQPIEDDLCFSQLKTGESLLEIHLKAATFTPTGLCIMSNIHPGADKNENIVTFCTYCLLDFEMHSTPLVSGSQPNYGFTSRYALTARDLGRLGGQGSRVRVELHQALGGVRFVTHGSGHMSLMGAMERRGERIGGGVNITGHEGEIIGVVDFWVRLFPPAEPIGTVTENGAERRTVTQRSPVQTLLGWQDTVHEELHDYGSGIPNELVVMLERCVGLNARWPGLLPDAYLTYRLYDLPPHTSQTVQCAADPVFNDVTSYPLAVAPDVLNYFRSSSLWVYVFDDSDDQIPPAYLAKTPIPLRALATGREIRGDYVLRDPAGGPRGMVRVMLKWKYPFQPPVDALQGRQERGVEEQGRAMRSSQREERRREEGSHRPIAKPRVKTRQLDGRETKSVQKETKGWPQPALVKQQSSQDVRSEHVTSVKPLDTRLSADRRRSSRRSTEVCQRTPHRTLKPRQKTLSHKSSVSRLSLTTASRGNSVSDAGIQDVPSVDQVSVFEAGEEEEKRSESEDSEAPESSESTQSDVIIIPPKRRIKKGDKLRVEILSLTFEPSSHVALDQSVQRVYVEYRLLGVPMETTETPMSLRKPLEGEEIHYNFTRVIYVDGSQSAPLRQYLYTMLEGTDPNQGRLKFTVVSEPIDDDEECVDVGHAFLDLQELLLTGNDVNEQQIEIVSVDEDQEVIGHLKVSLEAAKALTGIYKEFHRKDGRKTEERTGEEEEEEKGKLEKKKKTDHIQVLDYDDDSVFY from the exons ATGTCTCCAGTTGTGGACGAGACAGCCGGGGACCTCCCAGTCAGAGATGTGGGACTGATGAGGGCAGGGCTGATGCCAGCGGCCCCAG ATACTCTACGTGAGGGCAAGGCATTGAAGAAGCATCGTGCCATGAAAACAAAAG CCGACCCTCAGCGGTTGTTTCGATTTCCCAGGGAGCACCTGGAGGACCTGTGCCTCCGACTGCAGGAGGAGAACAGCGTGCTCAGACATCACACTCGAACACAGGACCAGAGGCTGCGCAG GATGTCCACACGGCTGATGCGTCTTCGTCAGACCCGTCCTGGCTCCAGTGCTGTCAAGGAGAGGGACATGGAGGACACAgtgcaggagctggaggccCGGGTGGCGATGCTGGAGAGTCAGAAAGAAGTGCTGCAGAATAAACTCAGCTTAGCCAAGCAGCACATTGTGGACTTAGGGGCTCGCAGTCCTTACAAATACAGCAAAG gTAAAAATGTGGAGGGGGAGGCTGGGGTCAGGAGGGCTGCACAGACTGCTCCCCCACGCTACGGCGTCACATCGGAGGACACCAGGGCAGAGATGGAGAGATT CAGGTCCAGTTTGACAGACCAGGTGAGGATGACAGAACTTGAGCTGACGGCTCAGGCACTCAGAGACACgctgagagagaaagaggtggaggtggagggaaCGATTAGAGAGCTGAGGAAGCAGCAggctgacagacacag AACGACTATCAGAGAGAATGTGGATCTAATCCGTCTACAAAAGCAGCTCTCAGAAAAAAGTGCAGCCCTCAGAGTCAGCCAAGAGAAGTTCAACGACCTGCAAGAG GCATACGAGAATCAGCTTGAGGAG ACTCAGAGGTCGCTGAAGGAAAGCCAAGGAGCTCTGCTGGAGAAAGTGGAGGAGTTGACTGAACAGCTGAAGCAGGAAAGACAGAAAGCTTTGACGCTGGACGGACAGCTTACCACCATGACTCTGTCTCTACAGACCCTCGACAAG ctccaAGAGAGGATATCAGATCTGGAAGGAGAGAGAGAtctgattaaagaaaattatgaCAGTCTACTGATAAG TACTTTATCTGCCCAAAGCAACAATGACAACCAGGCTGAAAAGCTCAGGGATGTGGAGCAGAAGAAGGAGAAGCTGGTGGAAAACATCTTCAGTGAGGAAATTCAGAGACTGGAGGAAATGCTGcaagcagagagggaggagaggggcaagctggagctggagaaggagaaactgagacaggagaaggagacgCTTGAGGAGCAGAGGGGACGAGAGGAAG AGTCGTCTGTGTTGATGAAAGAGAGGCAGGAGCGCCTGGAACAAGAGGCAGTCCAGTACAAACAGCAGGTCTCGACTCTGCAGGACAGACTGAATGCTATTTCTAag GAGTTCGACCTGAGCATTGAGGAGCTCAGCGAAACTCTTTTGCAGATCAAG GCCTTCAGGATGCAGCAGGAGAGCAGGGAGGACCTGCGCTTCCTTGTGGCCGACGGGAAGGTGGAAGATTCAACCCGTGAGCTCATAAATATCCAGGCTTCTTATGCCGAAACTGCGCTCGAGctacagaaaaccagaaacctCCTGCTGCTGGAGCACAAAATTACCAAAGACCTGCAG GAAGAGTTAAATACAGTCAACCAGAAGATGGAAAGAGACAAGGAAGAGAGCAGGAGGAGAATGGCAGAGAAAGACAAACTTCTAGCTAAAAGAGCTCTTCAGATCAACACTTTACAAG CTCAGTTAAAAGAGTTGGCGTATAGCCCCAGAAACTACAAACGAACCATACCGATACAGTACACCTGGCCAGCAGGAGACCAGGAAGTGGTCCAGCCCATCGAGGATGATCTGTGTTTCTCTCAGCTAAAGACTGGAGAGTCACTGTTGGAGATCCACCTAAAG GCTGCCACCTTCACCCCCACAGGGCTCTGCATCATGAGTAACATCCATCCAGGAGcggacaaaaatgaaaatatcgTGACCTTCTGCACCTACTGCCTGTTGGACTTTGAGATGCACTCTACTCCCCTCGTGTCAGGAAGTCAACCGAACTACGGCTTTACATCACGCTACGCCCTGACAGCCCGCGATCTGGGCAGGCTGGGAGGTCAAGGGTCAAGAGTGCGAGTGGAGCTCCACCAGGCATTAGGGGGAGTCCGGTTTGTCACCCATGGAAGTGGACACATGTCCCTCATGGGCGCcatggagaggagaggagagcgaATCGGTGGAGGTGTCAATATCACTG GTCATGAGGGTGAAATTATTGGTGTTGTGGATTTCTGGGTGCGCCTGTTCCCTCCTGCAGAACCCATTGGTACCGTGACAGAGAACGGAGCTGAAAGGAGAACAGTAACTCAGAGGAGTCCAGTTCAGACTCTGCTGGGCTGGCAAGACACCGTTCATgag GAGTTGCATGATTATGGTAGTGGGATCCCCAATGAGCTGGTGGTGATGCTGGAGCGCTGTGTGGGACTGAACGCTCGCTGGCCGGGACTACTTCCTGACGCCTACCTGACGTACAGGTTGTACGACCTGCCACCTCACACCTCGCAAACCGTCCAGTGTGCAGCCGATCCGGTGTTCAACGACGTCACCAGCTACCCTCTGGCAGTTGCACCCGATGTGCTGAACTACTTCAG GTCCAGCAGTCTGTGGGTGTATGTTTTTGATGACAGCGATGATCAGATACCACCAGCCTACCTGGCCAAGACTCCAATCCCTCTGCGAGCTTTGGCCACAGGCAGAGAGATCAGAG GTGATTATGTCCTGAGGGATCCAGCTGGTGGACCTCGGGGGATGGTCAGAGTCATGCTGAAATGGAAGTACCCCTTTCAGCCGCCGGTGGATGCTCTGCAGGGGAGACAGGAGAGGGGAGTGGAGGAGCAGGGCAGAGCGATGAGAAGCTCTcagagggaggagagaagaagagaagaaggaTCACATAGACCCATAGCAAAGCCAAGAGTGAAG ACTCGACAACTTGATGGCAGAGAGACCAAATCTGtgcagaaagagacaaaaggcTGG CCTCAGCCTGCACTTGTAAAACAGCAAAGCTCACAGGACGTACGATCAGAGCACGTCACCTCTGTGAAACCTCTGGATACTCGTCTGTCAGCAGACAGGAGGAGATCCAGCAGGAGGTCAACAGAAGTGTGTCAGAGAACACCTCACCGGACGCTGAAGCCAAGACAGAAAACACTCTCTCACAA GTCTTCAGTATCCAGACTATCACTCACCACAGCGTCAAGGGGAAATTCTGTCAGTGATGCTGGGATTCAG GATGTTCCCTCCGTGGATCAGGTGTCCGTGTTTGAAGcaggggaagaagaagaaaagaggagtGAGAGTG AAGACAGTGAAGCCCCTGAATCTTCAGAGTCCACACAAAGCGACGTTATTATCATACCTCCAAAGCGAAGAATTAAGAAG ggagACAAGCTAAGAGTGGAAATTCTGTCCCTGACGTTTGAACCATCCTCCCACGTGGCGTTGGACCAGTCGGTGCAGCGTGTATACGTGGAATATCGGCTGCTGGGCGTTCCTATGGAGACGACAGAAACACCTATGTCCCTTCGTAAGCCACTGGAAGGCGAGGAGATTCACTACAACTTCACACGAG TGATTTATGTGGACGGCTCACAGTCAGCTCCTCTCAGACAGTATCTGTACACCATGTTGGAGGGCACGGACCCAAACCAGGGCAG GTTAAAGTTCACGGTAGTCAGCGAGCCGATTGACGACGATGAAGAGTGTGTGGACGTCGGACATGCTTTCCTGGACCTACAGGAACTGCTGCTCACAGGAAATGATGTCAACGAACAACAAATTGAAA TCGTGAGTGTGGATGAAGACCAGGAGGTGATAGGACATCTGAAGGTGTCACTGGAAGCAGCTAAAGCCCTGACTGGGATATACAAGGAGTTTCACCGAAAAGATGGtagaaaaacagaggaaaggacaggagaggaagaggaagaggaaaaaggaaaacttgagaagaagaagaaaacagatcaTATACAAGTGCTAGATTATGATGATGACAGTGTTTtctattaa
- the rpgrip1 gene encoding protein fantom isoform X2, whose product MSPVVDETAGDLPVRDVGLMRAGLMPAAPDTLREGKALKKHRAMKTKADPQRLFRFPREHLEDLCLRLQEENSVLRHHTRTQDQRLRRMSTRLMRLRQTRPGSSAVKERDMEDTVQELEARVAMLESQKEVLQNKLSLAKQHIVDLGARSPYKYSKGKNVEGEAGVRRAAQTAPPRYGVTSEDTRAEMERLSSLTDQVRMTELELTAQALRDTLREKEVEVEGTIRELRKQQADRHRTTIRENVDLIRLQKQLSEKSAALRVSQEKFNDLQEAYENQLEETQRSLKESQGALLEKVEELTEQLKQERQKALTLDGQLTTMTLSLQTLDKLQERISDLEGERDLIKENYDSLLISTLSAQSNNDNQAEKLRDVEQKKEKLVENIFSEEIQRLEEMLQAEREERGKLELEKEKLRQEKETLEEQRGREEESSVLMKERQERLEQEAVQYKQQVSTLQDRLNAISKEFDLSIEELSETLLQIKAFRMQQESREDLRFLVADGKVEDSTRELINIQASYAETALELQKTRNLLLLEHKITKDLQEELNTVNQKMERDKEESRRRMAEKDKLLAKRALQINTLQAQLKELAYSPRNYKRTIPIQYTWPAGDQEVVQPIEDDLCFSQLKTGESLLEIHLKAATFTPTGLCIMSNIHPGADKNENIVTFCTYCLLDFEMHSTPLVSGSQPNYGFTSRYALTARDLGRLGGQGSRVRVELHQALGGVRFVTHGSGHMSLMGAMERRGERIGGGVNITGHEGEIIGVVDFWVRLFPPAEPIGTVTENGAERRTVTQRSPVQTLLGWQDTVHEELHDYGSGIPNELVVMLERCVGLNARWPGLLPDAYLTYRLYDLPPHTSQTVQCAADPVFNDVTSYPLAVAPDVLNYFRSSSLWVYVFDDSDDQIPPAYLAKTPIPLRALATGREIRGDYVLRDPAGGPRGMVRVMLKWKYPFQPPVDALQGRQERGVEEQGRAMRSSQREERRREEGSHRPIAKPRVKTRQLDGRETKSVQKETKGWPQPALVKQQSSQDVRSEHVTSVKPLDTRLSADRRRSSRRSTEVCQRTPHRTLKPRQKTLSHKSSVSRLSLTTASRGNSVSDAGIQDVPSVDQVSVFEAGEEEEKRSESEDSEAPESSESTQSDVIIIPPKRRIKKGDKLRVEILSLTFEPSSHVALDQSVQRVYVEYRLLGVPMETTETPMSLRKPLEGEEIHYNFTRVIYVDGSQSAPLRQYLYTMLEGTDPNQGRLKFTVVSEPIDDDEECVDVGHAFLDLQELLLTGNDVNEQQIEIVSVDEDQEVIGHLKVSLEAAKALTGIYKEFHRKDGRKTEERTGEEEEEEKGKLEKKKKTDHIQVLDYDDDSVFY is encoded by the exons ATGTCTCCAGTTGTGGACGAGACAGCCGGGGACCTCCCAGTCAGAGATGTGGGACTGATGAGGGCAGGGCTGATGCCAGCGGCCCCAG ATACTCTACGTGAGGGCAAGGCATTGAAGAAGCATCGTGCCATGAAAACAAAAG CCGACCCTCAGCGGTTGTTTCGATTTCCCAGGGAGCACCTGGAGGACCTGTGCCTCCGACTGCAGGAGGAGAACAGCGTGCTCAGACATCACACTCGAACACAGGACCAGAGGCTGCGCAG GATGTCCACACGGCTGATGCGTCTTCGTCAGACCCGTCCTGGCTCCAGTGCTGTCAAGGAGAGGGACATGGAGGACACAgtgcaggagctggaggccCGGGTGGCGATGCTGGAGAGTCAGAAAGAAGTGCTGCAGAATAAACTCAGCTTAGCCAAGCAGCACATTGTGGACTTAGGGGCTCGCAGTCCTTACAAATACAGCAAAG gTAAAAATGTGGAGGGGGAGGCTGGGGTCAGGAGGGCTGCACAGACTGCTCCCCCACGCTACGGCGTCACATCGGAGGACACCAGGGCAGAGATGGAGAGATT GTCCAGTTTGACAGACCAGGTGAGGATGACAGAACTTGAGCTGACGGCTCAGGCACTCAGAGACACgctgagagagaaagaggtggaggtggagggaaCGATTAGAGAGCTGAGGAAGCAGCAggctgacagacacag AACGACTATCAGAGAGAATGTGGATCTAATCCGTCTACAAAAGCAGCTCTCAGAAAAAAGTGCAGCCCTCAGAGTCAGCCAAGAGAAGTTCAACGACCTGCAAGAG GCATACGAGAATCAGCTTGAGGAG ACTCAGAGGTCGCTGAAGGAAAGCCAAGGAGCTCTGCTGGAGAAAGTGGAGGAGTTGACTGAACAGCTGAAGCAGGAAAGACAGAAAGCTTTGACGCTGGACGGACAGCTTACCACCATGACTCTGTCTCTACAGACCCTCGACAAG ctccaAGAGAGGATATCAGATCTGGAAGGAGAGAGAGAtctgattaaagaaaattatgaCAGTCTACTGATAAG TACTTTATCTGCCCAAAGCAACAATGACAACCAGGCTGAAAAGCTCAGGGATGTGGAGCAGAAGAAGGAGAAGCTGGTGGAAAACATCTTCAGTGAGGAAATTCAGAGACTGGAGGAAATGCTGcaagcagagagggaggagaggggcaagctggagctggagaaggagaaactgagacaggagaaggagacgCTTGAGGAGCAGAGGGGACGAGAGGAAG AGTCGTCTGTGTTGATGAAAGAGAGGCAGGAGCGCCTGGAACAAGAGGCAGTCCAGTACAAACAGCAGGTCTCGACTCTGCAGGACAGACTGAATGCTATTTCTAag GAGTTCGACCTGAGCATTGAGGAGCTCAGCGAAACTCTTTTGCAGATCAAG GCCTTCAGGATGCAGCAGGAGAGCAGGGAGGACCTGCGCTTCCTTGTGGCCGACGGGAAGGTGGAAGATTCAACCCGTGAGCTCATAAATATCCAGGCTTCTTATGCCGAAACTGCGCTCGAGctacagaaaaccagaaacctCCTGCTGCTGGAGCACAAAATTACCAAAGACCTGCAG GAAGAGTTAAATACAGTCAACCAGAAGATGGAAAGAGACAAGGAAGAGAGCAGGAGGAGAATGGCAGAGAAAGACAAACTTCTAGCTAAAAGAGCTCTTCAGATCAACACTTTACAAG CTCAGTTAAAAGAGTTGGCGTATAGCCCCAGAAACTACAAACGAACCATACCGATACAGTACACCTGGCCAGCAGGAGACCAGGAAGTGGTCCAGCCCATCGAGGATGATCTGTGTTTCTCTCAGCTAAAGACTGGAGAGTCACTGTTGGAGATCCACCTAAAG GCTGCCACCTTCACCCCCACAGGGCTCTGCATCATGAGTAACATCCATCCAGGAGcggacaaaaatgaaaatatcgTGACCTTCTGCACCTACTGCCTGTTGGACTTTGAGATGCACTCTACTCCCCTCGTGTCAGGAAGTCAACCGAACTACGGCTTTACATCACGCTACGCCCTGACAGCCCGCGATCTGGGCAGGCTGGGAGGTCAAGGGTCAAGAGTGCGAGTGGAGCTCCACCAGGCATTAGGGGGAGTCCGGTTTGTCACCCATGGAAGTGGACACATGTCCCTCATGGGCGCcatggagaggagaggagagcgaATCGGTGGAGGTGTCAATATCACTG GTCATGAGGGTGAAATTATTGGTGTTGTGGATTTCTGGGTGCGCCTGTTCCCTCCTGCAGAACCCATTGGTACCGTGACAGAGAACGGAGCTGAAAGGAGAACAGTAACTCAGAGGAGTCCAGTTCAGACTCTGCTGGGCTGGCAAGACACCGTTCATgag GAGTTGCATGATTATGGTAGTGGGATCCCCAATGAGCTGGTGGTGATGCTGGAGCGCTGTGTGGGACTGAACGCTCGCTGGCCGGGACTACTTCCTGACGCCTACCTGACGTACAGGTTGTACGACCTGCCACCTCACACCTCGCAAACCGTCCAGTGTGCAGCCGATCCGGTGTTCAACGACGTCACCAGCTACCCTCTGGCAGTTGCACCCGATGTGCTGAACTACTTCAG GTCCAGCAGTCTGTGGGTGTATGTTTTTGATGACAGCGATGATCAGATACCACCAGCCTACCTGGCCAAGACTCCAATCCCTCTGCGAGCTTTGGCCACAGGCAGAGAGATCAGAG GTGATTATGTCCTGAGGGATCCAGCTGGTGGACCTCGGGGGATGGTCAGAGTCATGCTGAAATGGAAGTACCCCTTTCAGCCGCCGGTGGATGCTCTGCAGGGGAGACAGGAGAGGGGAGTGGAGGAGCAGGGCAGAGCGATGAGAAGCTCTcagagggaggagagaagaagagaagaaggaTCACATAGACCCATAGCAAAGCCAAGAGTGAAG ACTCGACAACTTGATGGCAGAGAGACCAAATCTGtgcagaaagagacaaaaggcTGG CCTCAGCCTGCACTTGTAAAACAGCAAAGCTCACAGGACGTACGATCAGAGCACGTCACCTCTGTGAAACCTCTGGATACTCGTCTGTCAGCAGACAGGAGGAGATCCAGCAGGAGGTCAACAGAAGTGTGTCAGAGAACACCTCACCGGACGCTGAAGCCAAGACAGAAAACACTCTCTCACAA GTCTTCAGTATCCAGACTATCACTCACCACAGCGTCAAGGGGAAATTCTGTCAGTGATGCTGGGATTCAG GATGTTCCCTCCGTGGATCAGGTGTCCGTGTTTGAAGcaggggaagaagaagaaaagaggagtGAGAGTG AAGACAGTGAAGCCCCTGAATCTTCAGAGTCCACACAAAGCGACGTTATTATCATACCTCCAAAGCGAAGAATTAAGAAG ggagACAAGCTAAGAGTGGAAATTCTGTCCCTGACGTTTGAACCATCCTCCCACGTGGCGTTGGACCAGTCGGTGCAGCGTGTATACGTGGAATATCGGCTGCTGGGCGTTCCTATGGAGACGACAGAAACACCTATGTCCCTTCGTAAGCCACTGGAAGGCGAGGAGATTCACTACAACTTCACACGAG TGATTTATGTGGACGGCTCACAGTCAGCTCCTCTCAGACAGTATCTGTACACCATGTTGGAGGGCACGGACCCAAACCAGGGCAG GTTAAAGTTCACGGTAGTCAGCGAGCCGATTGACGACGATGAAGAGTGTGTGGACGTCGGACATGCTTTCCTGGACCTACAGGAACTGCTGCTCACAGGAAATGATGTCAACGAACAACAAATTGAAA TCGTGAGTGTGGATGAAGACCAGGAGGTGATAGGACATCTGAAGGTGTCACTGGAAGCAGCTAAAGCCCTGACTGGGATATACAAGGAGTTTCACCGAAAAGATGGtagaaaaacagaggaaaggacaggagaggaagaggaagaggaaaaaggaaaacttgagaagaagaagaaaacagatcaTATACAAGTGCTAGATTATGATGATGACAGTGTTTtctattaa